A single region of the Arthrobacter sp. V1I7 genome encodes:
- a CDS encoding adenosine deaminase: protein MDTYDGGADAPGTDAAATDPDSGAAPAPAETPGGVDGALPVAELHLHIEGTLEPELIFALAERNGIQLPYANLAELRSRYEFTDLQSFLDLYYANMAVLQTEQDFADMTRAYLARAALAGVRHAEIMLDPQAHVSRGVSLETCINGVASVLKGSLEEFGISTLLIAAFLRDLPEESALDVLEQLLALNAPIAGIGLDSAEVGNPPAKFERLYARAKEAGLHRIAHAGEEGPPSYIIEALEILEVERIDHGIRCMEDPELVERLVNDLIPLTVCPLSNVRLRAVNMLADHPLPAMLAAGLNVSVNSDDPAYFGGYVDDNFEKLKSVIGLSEFDCVRLAANSIRSSFASEERKTELLAELAASGQ from the coding sequence ATGGACACTTACGACGGCGGCGCTGACGCCCCCGGAACAGACGCGGCAGCCACCGACCCGGACAGCGGCGCCGCGCCGGCACCGGCTGAAACGCCCGGGGGAGTTGATGGCGCGCTGCCGGTTGCGGAGCTGCACCTGCACATTGAGGGAACGCTGGAACCGGAGCTGATTTTCGCGCTCGCGGAACGCAACGGAATCCAGCTGCCGTATGCCAACCTGGCGGAGCTTCGCTCGCGCTATGAGTTCACGGACCTCCAGTCCTTCCTCGACCTGTACTACGCCAACATGGCGGTGCTGCAGACCGAGCAGGACTTCGCCGACATGACCCGGGCGTACCTGGCCCGCGCGGCGCTCGCCGGGGTCCGGCATGCAGAGATCATGTTGGACCCGCAGGCCCACGTGTCCCGCGGGGTGTCACTGGAGACCTGCATCAACGGGGTCGCGTCCGTGCTGAAAGGTTCCCTGGAGGAGTTCGGCATTTCCACCTTGCTGATTGCGGCCTTCCTACGAGACCTCCCCGAGGAATCCGCCCTCGATGTACTGGAGCAGCTGCTCGCCCTGAACGCCCCGATCGCCGGAATCGGCCTCGATTCCGCGGAAGTGGGCAACCCGCCGGCGAAGTTCGAGCGGCTCTATGCCCGCGCCAAGGAAGCCGGGCTGCACCGGATCGCGCACGCCGGCGAGGAGGGACCGCCGTCGTACATCATCGAGGCGCTGGAGATCCTGGAGGTGGAACGGATCGACCACGGCATCCGCTGCATGGAGGATCCCGAGCTGGTGGAGCGGCTGGTGAATGATCTCATCCCGCTGACCGTGTGCCCGCTGTCGAACGTCCGGCTCCGGGCCGTGAACATGCTGGCGGACCATCCGCTGCCGGCGATGCTCGCGGCCGGGCTGAACGTGAGCGTGAACTCGGACGATCCGGCCTATTTCGGCGGGTACGTGGACGACAACTTCGAAAAGCTGAAGTCGGTGATCGGCCTGTCCGAGTTCGATTGCGTGCGCCTGGCGGCGAACTCGATCCGTTCCTCCTTCGCAAGCGAGGAGCGAAAAACCGAGCTGCTGGCGGAACTGGCGGCGTCCGGGCAATGA
- a CDS encoding DUF1622 domain-containing protein has product MDFQHIIETVGRYMDFAGVAVMVVGAVVSIPLALRGFRPRRLPAGSEPLSAYRSYRRLLGRSILLGLELLVAADIIRTVAVAPTYESVGVLAIIVLIRTFLSFSLELEITGRWPWQKEPESSRTASAAG; this is encoded by the coding sequence ATGGACTTTCAGCACATTATTGAGACTGTCGGCCGCTATATGGACTTCGCTGGCGTGGCCGTGATGGTGGTCGGCGCCGTCGTATCCATCCCGCTGGCGTTGCGGGGATTCCGGCCGCGGCGCCTGCCGGCCGGATCCGAACCGCTCTCCGCTTACCGTTCCTACCGCCGACTGCTGGGTCGATCCATCCTGCTGGGCCTGGAACTGTTGGTCGCGGCGGACATTATCCGGACCGTCGCCGTCGCTCCCACCTACGAGAGCGTCGGCGTGCTGGCCATTATCGTGCTCATCCGGACGTTCCTGAGCTTCTCGCTCGAGCTGGAGATCACCGGGCGCTGGCCCTGGCAGAAGGAGCCCGAAAGCTCTCGTACTGCTTCAGCTGCGGGCTGA
- a CDS encoding carbohydrate ABC transporter permease — MSLTTNPRATETPARTINKVRPKQSLRDKYGDRAFNIGATAVLLLSILAVVYPLYFIVIASISDPNAVYEGKVWLFPSGITTEGYERIFADSRIWNGLGNTVIYTVLGTAISVTTILCGAYALSRKDMPGRKILMLLFVITMFFDGGLITKYLVVRDLGMLDTVWAVVLPGAVGVWNLIIARSFFEHTIPNELREAAQMDGATDFKFFFKMVLPLSKPLIMLMIMVHIVAHWNSFFDALIFLNDDSKYPLQLVLRNILIQSDVSSTGTTGGDIESYAAAQRIAELTKYAMIVVSSLPLMIALPFMQKHFTKGAMIGAVK; from the coding sequence ATGTCTTTGACAACCAACCCCCGCGCAACTGAAACCCCGGCCCGGACGATCAATAAGGTCCGCCCCAAACAATCGCTGCGGGACAAATACGGCGACCGCGCATTCAACATCGGCGCCACCGCTGTCCTGCTGCTGTCCATCCTGGCCGTGGTGTACCCGCTGTACTTCATTGTCATCGCCTCCATCAGCGACCCGAACGCCGTCTACGAAGGCAAAGTCTGGCTCTTCCCCTCGGGCATCACCACCGAAGGCTACGAGCGGATCTTCGCCGACAGCCGTATCTGGAACGGCTTGGGCAACACCGTCATCTACACCGTGCTCGGCACCGCCATCAGCGTCACCACCATCCTCTGCGGCGCCTACGCCTTGTCCCGCAAGGACATGCCCGGCCGGAAAATCCTGATGCTCCTGTTCGTGATCACCATGTTCTTCGACGGCGGACTCATCACCAAGTACCTGGTGGTCCGTGACCTGGGCATGCTGGACACCGTCTGGGCCGTGGTCCTGCCCGGCGCAGTCGGCGTGTGGAACCTGATTATCGCCAGGTCCTTCTTTGAACACACCATCCCGAACGAACTGCGCGAAGCCGCCCAGATGGACGGGGCAACCGACTTCAAATTCTTTTTCAAAATGGTGCTTCCACTGTCCAAACCACTGATCATGCTCATGATCATGGTCCACATCGTGGCGCACTGGAACTCGTTCTTCGATGCCCTGATCTTCCTCAACGACGACTCCAAGTACCCGCTGCAGCTCGTGCTGCGCAACATCCTCATCCAGTCCGACGTCTCATCCACCGGAACCACGGGCGGAGACATCGAATCCTATGCCGCCGCGCAAAGGATCGCAGAGCTCACCAAGTACGCCATGATCGTCGTCTCGAGCCTGCCACTCATGATTGCCCTGCCATTCATGCAGAAGCACTTCACCAAGGGCGCCATGATCGGCGCCGTCAAATAG
- a CDS encoding YqjF family protein translates to MRGLIRRGHDPWPDAPKLPSPTILKQRWTDAVFLHWRIPEAVAAAFMPPGVYPDVFDGSAWVGLIGFRVQGAGLGRGPGIPYFGSFDEINVRLYSREPDGTRGVVFLSLDASRLAAVLAARAAGMRYVWSRTSFLGAGSAEAGSAEAARPVEAVGSGDSHELLGPTAGPAGGGPSRHAMRRSVGYDVRRFRGGSRSVFAVVPELDAGATDLLSIHLTARFGLHTRFRGRTLYVPNSHSPWPLYRAQLARLEDQLVAAAGISVAGPPESVLFSPGVHTQFGRPRVVDRGH, encoded by the coding sequence ATGAGAGGGCTGATCCGTAGAGGCCACGATCCTTGGCCGGATGCCCCGAAGCTGCCGTCCCCGACCATTTTGAAGCAGCGATGGACAGATGCAGTCTTTCTGCATTGGCGCATCCCTGAGGCGGTCGCGGCAGCGTTCATGCCTCCCGGTGTCTACCCGGACGTGTTCGACGGATCCGCCTGGGTGGGGCTGATCGGATTCCGTGTGCAGGGCGCCGGTCTGGGGCGCGGGCCGGGTATCCCGTACTTTGGGAGCTTCGACGAGATCAATGTTCGCCTTTACTCCCGGGAGCCGGATGGCACGCGGGGTGTGGTCTTCCTGAGCCTGGATGCTTCGCGGCTGGCGGCGGTGCTGGCGGCGCGGGCGGCTGGGATGCGGTATGTGTGGTCGCGTACGAGTTTCCTCGGTGCGGGGTCTGCGGAAGCGGGGTCTGCGGAAGCGGCGCGGCCGGTGGAGGCCGTGGGTTCAGGGGATTCTCACGAGCTGTTGGGTCCGACCGCCGGTCCTGCTGGAGGCGGGCCGTCGAGACATGCGATGCGCCGGTCGGTGGGGTATGACGTGCGCCGGTTCCGGGGTGGCAGCCGGAGTGTCTTCGCAGTGGTCCCGGAGCTCGACGCCGGCGCCACTGATTTGCTCTCCATCCACCTCACCGCGCGGTTCGGTCTGCATACCCGCTTCAGAGGCCGAACCCTGTATGTCCCCAACTCGCATAGCCCGTGGCCGTTGTATCGGGCGCAACTGGCCCGGCTTGAAGATCAGCTGGTCGCCGCTGCTGGCATCAGCGTGGCGGGACCGCCGGAATCCGTGTTGTTCTCGCCCGGTGTTCACACCCAGTTCGGCCGGCCGCGGGTCGTGGATCGCGGCCACTGA
- a CDS encoding LacI family DNA-binding transcriptional regulator has protein sequence MHDVAAAAGVSQATVSLVLNSASGSRFSEDTRKRVRDAVNRLGYRTNAHAKTLRDGVAGMIGFIGDSVATSPFAGAIIEGAQQRAWEDGLLLLTVNTGGDKELEAASLDTMLSYKVAGVVYGAMYHRKLEVPEALAGVRSVVLNSQDRAGNLPSVAPNEVKGGYTATRRLLDAGHRRIALINIESLESELPAAVGRHEGYRKALEEADLESDPDLVRFGKGGEEDGYKYATELLTSSQPPTAIFCANDRGAWGAYQAISDLRLSVPNDVSIVGFDNQAILAPHLRPGLTTLELPFVAMGRRAVELILQGAEPDGRVELMDCPLIERNSVTHPKEMP, from the coding sequence ATGCATGACGTTGCCGCTGCCGCCGGAGTTTCTCAGGCCACAGTTTCCCTGGTTCTCAATTCGGCTTCAGGGTCCCGTTTCTCGGAGGATACGCGCAAGCGGGTCCGGGATGCTGTGAACCGGCTGGGTTACCGTACCAACGCCCATGCGAAGACGCTCCGCGACGGCGTGGCCGGGATGATCGGCTTTATTGGCGATTCGGTGGCTACCTCTCCCTTTGCCGGCGCGATCATCGAAGGCGCCCAGCAGCGGGCGTGGGAGGACGGGCTCCTCCTGCTCACGGTCAACACCGGGGGCGATAAGGAGCTGGAAGCCGCCTCTCTGGACACCATGCTCTCCTACAAGGTAGCGGGCGTCGTCTACGGCGCCATGTACCACCGCAAACTGGAAGTACCCGAGGCCCTGGCCGGCGTCCGATCCGTCGTACTAAACTCCCAGGACCGAGCCGGGAACCTCCCCAGTGTCGCCCCCAATGAAGTGAAAGGCGGCTACACGGCTACGCGTAGGCTGCTGGATGCGGGGCACCGCCGGATAGCCCTCATTAACATTGAGAGCCTTGAAAGCGAACTGCCGGCAGCCGTCGGACGTCACGAGGGCTACCGGAAAGCTCTTGAAGAAGCCGACCTGGAGTCCGATCCGGACCTGGTCCGCTTCGGCAAAGGCGGTGAGGAAGACGGCTACAAATACGCAACGGAGCTGCTGACATCCAGCCAGCCGCCCACAGCCATCTTCTGCGCAAACGACCGAGGCGCCTGGGGCGCCTACCAGGCGATATCGGACCTGCGCCTTTCCGTCCCTAATGACGTATCGATCGTGGGATTCGATAACCAGGCCATCCTGGCCCCGCATCTGCGCCCGGGACTGACCACCCTGGAATTGCCGTTCGTCGCCATGGGCCGGCGCGCGGTTGAACTGATCCTCCAAGGCGCCGAACCCGATGGCCGGGTCGAGCTCATGGACTGCCCCCTGATCGAACGGAACTCAGTGACCCATCCCAAGGAGATGCCATGA
- a CDS encoding sugar ABC transporter permease, with product MSRTIPARRGRPAAAPLLQRKDSFSLRLKRISRAWQLYVLLAPAVVYILVFKYWPMYGVQIAFKNYNPVDGFTDSPWVGLTHFIRFVNSYQFGQVVGNTLWIAVLGLLIAFPIPIILALLVNQLQSEKFKKFTQTVLYSPAFISTVVVVGIMFVILSPRSGLVNNAIQLAGGEPIFFMGSAEWFRPIYVISDVWQNAGFSMIVYLAALAAIDPALHDAAKVDGASKLQRIRHIDLPGIMPVVTILFILAIGNLLNVGFEKALLMQTPLNISSSEIIQTYVYHAGLQQAQFSYSAAIGLFNSLLNLALLLVFNTIARRANQATLW from the coding sequence ATGAGCCGCACCATCCCGGCCCGACGCGGGCGTCCTGCTGCGGCACCGTTGCTGCAGCGAAAAGATTCTTTTTCGCTCCGCCTCAAGAGAATTTCCCGCGCCTGGCAGTTATACGTATTACTAGCGCCGGCCGTCGTCTATATTCTGGTCTTCAAGTACTGGCCGATGTATGGCGTGCAGATCGCTTTCAAGAACTACAACCCGGTGGACGGGTTCACCGACAGCCCCTGGGTAGGCCTGACGCACTTCATCCGGTTCGTGAACTCTTATCAGTTCGGCCAGGTCGTCGGCAACACCCTGTGGATTGCCGTCCTCGGCCTGTTGATTGCCTTCCCCATCCCGATCATCCTGGCGCTGCTGGTCAACCAGCTCCAAAGTGAGAAGTTCAAGAAGTTCACCCAAACCGTGCTGTATTCGCCGGCCTTCATCTCCACCGTTGTGGTCGTGGGCATCATGTTCGTCATCCTCTCCCCCAGATCCGGTCTGGTGAACAATGCCATCCAGCTGGCGGGCGGGGAGCCGATCTTCTTTATGGGTTCGGCGGAATGGTTCCGTCCCATCTACGTGATCTCGGATGTCTGGCAGAACGCCGGCTTCTCGATGATCGTGTACCTTGCAGCTCTCGCGGCCATTGATCCGGCCCTGCATGACGCGGCCAAGGTCGACGGCGCCTCGAAGCTGCAGCGCATCCGGCACATTGACCTGCCCGGCATCATGCCTGTCGTGACGATCCTGTTCATCCTTGCTATCGGCAACCTGCTGAACGTTGGCTTTGAGAAGGCGCTGCTGATGCAGACGCCGCTGAACATCTCCTCTTCGGAGATCATTCAGACCTACGTCTACCACGCGGGCCTTCAGCAGGCGCAGTTCAGCTACTCGGCCGCCATCGGCCTGTTCAACTCCCTCCTCAACCTGGCGTTGCTGCTCGTCTTCAACACGATTGCACGCCGGGCCAACCAAGCGACCCTGTGGTGA
- a CDS encoding transglycosylase family protein has translation MKKSTHSTVARRGITFAAVSIAGVALSATSANAAVPGSTATNVWDSLAQCESSGNWAINTGNGYAGGLQFSPSTWAAYGGTGSAANASREQQIAVAERVQAGQGWGAWPACAAKLGLSGGAEAPKSVSVARSPAAAPPAAKATGRNAPKAAAPAARHVAAVPLSGETYTVQSGETYTVQSGDTLSKIAAKLSIAGGWQRLADANTATISNPQLVFAGQILRLPA, from the coding sequence ATGAAGAAATCAACCCACAGCACTGTCGCGCGCCGCGGCATCACTTTTGCGGCGGTCTCGATCGCCGGTGTAGCGCTTTCCGCCACATCGGCCAACGCGGCGGTCCCTGGCTCCACCGCTACCAACGTCTGGGATTCCCTTGCCCAATGCGAAAGCAGCGGCAACTGGGCCATCAACACGGGCAACGGCTATGCGGGAGGGCTGCAATTCAGCCCCAGCACGTGGGCGGCCTATGGCGGCACGGGTTCGGCGGCAAACGCCAGCCGCGAGCAGCAGATCGCCGTCGCTGAGAGGGTGCAGGCGGGCCAGGGCTGGGGCGCGTGGCCCGCGTGCGCCGCCAAGCTTGGCTTGTCCGGGGGCGCTGAAGCGCCGAAAAGCGTATCAGTAGCGCGGTCGCCCGCAGCGGCCCCGCCCGCGGCCAAGGCGACTGGCCGGAATGCGCCCAAAGCCGCCGCCCCGGCAGCGCGTCACGTTGCCGCTGTACCGCTGAGCGGCGAGACCTATACCGTCCAGAGCGGCGAGACCTATACCGTCCAGAGCGGCGACACGTTGAGCAAGATCGCTGCCAAGCTCAGCATCGCCGGAGGGTGGCAACGGCTAGCCGACGCCAACACCGCGACCATCAGCAACCCGCAGCTGGTGTTCGCCGGCCAGATATTGCGGCTTCCCGCATAA
- a CDS encoding NAD-dependent epimerase/dehydratase family protein, producing MTVLLAGCGDLGTEAGLRFAAAGHRVLGWRRSPEKLPAEIEGAAADLSSGELPPIPADTSAVVVAVAADSPTEKAYRAAYVDGLSKVLDAVLASDAGIGRVLFVSSTAVYGDAGGGWIDESTTPEPGGFSGRIIREAEELLFDRLRGTGIIPVALRLGGIYGPGRTRLIDQVRGGTAVLPAEPRFTNRIHRDDAAAAIVRLCTMEAVPGPVYLGVDNDPAELGEVLSFLAAELGLPRPPSSGSSVSNAGGGPSRAGGTSKAGGEPARGGNKRCSNALLRSTGFEFRYPSFREGYRDILAGVGVRHP from the coding sequence ATGACTGTACTGCTAGCCGGTTGTGGCGACCTGGGCACCGAGGCCGGGCTGCGCTTTGCCGCGGCCGGGCACCGCGTGCTGGGCTGGCGGCGTTCGCCGGAGAAGCTCCCGGCCGAGATCGAAGGGGCCGCGGCTGACCTGAGTTCCGGCGAACTGCCGCCCATCCCGGCGGACACGTCCGCCGTCGTCGTCGCCGTTGCGGCGGACTCCCCCACGGAGAAGGCCTACCGGGCCGCCTATGTTGACGGGCTGTCCAAGGTGCTGGATGCGGTGCTGGCGTCCGACGCCGGCATCGGCCGGGTCCTCTTCGTCTCCTCCACGGCCGTCTACGGGGACGCCGGCGGCGGCTGGATTGATGAAAGCACGACGCCGGAACCCGGCGGGTTCTCGGGCCGCATCATCCGCGAGGCGGAGGAGCTGCTCTTCGACCGCCTGCGGGGCACCGGCATCATCCCCGTGGCCCTGCGGCTCGGCGGCATCTACGGCCCGGGCAGGACCCGCCTGATTGACCAGGTGCGCGGCGGAACAGCCGTACTCCCGGCCGAACCGCGCTTCACCAATCGCATCCACCGCGACGACGCCGCTGCCGCAATCGTCCGGCTGTGCACCATGGAGGCGGTTCCTGGGCCCGTATATCTGGGAGTCGACAATGATCCTGCTGAGCTGGGCGAGGTGCTGAGCTTCCTGGCGGCCGAACTGGGACTCCCCCGGCCGCCGTCGTCCGGCAGTTCCGTCTCGAATGCCGGCGGCGGCCCTTCCAGGGCGGGCGGCACTTCCAAGGCGGGCGGCGAGCCGGCGCGGGGCGGCAACAAGCGCTGCAGCAATGCGCTGCTTCGAAGCACCGGCTTTGAGTTCCGATATCCGAGCTTCCGCGAAGGTTACCGCGACATTCTGGCCGGCGTCGGCGTCCGTCATCCCTAG